TTTGTAGAATAGCGGAAAGACTCTTACAAGGCTTTTCCAAATGTAGGAATCATAGGGATAACATTTCATATTGTGCATTTGACTTCTATTTTGGTATTTATTGGTGAGAACTTTAACCCATAGgtgatttctatttttttggaATCGCCAATTTAAGCTTGCTAAGAGGGCAAAAAATTTTCCACCTGTTTTTTGTAAACCCAGTCCTCCGTAGATTATAGGGGTCGTTACTAGTTCCCAATTTGCCAGATGGAGCTTTCTTTTATCCGGTGTGGATCCCCATAGGAAGTTCCTTTGTATTCGATCTATGTGTTTGCGAGTTGATTGGGGTAGAAGATTGCATGGCATTGCATATGTAGGAATGGATGCTAATACTGATTTTACTAGAGTAGTTCTTCCTGCTAGTGTTAGTAGTCGGGATTTCCAGCCACGAAGCTTATTATTCATATGGTCTATGATGTATTGGTAGTCAGAACTCTTAGGATGATGGTTAGTGATGGGGAGTCCAAGGTATTTTCCTACTTTATCTTTCTGACTGATATTTAGAGCAGATGATAGATTGTTTCTTTCTTCTTGGATAACATTTGCAGAGAGGATAATAGATGACTTGTTAAAGTTTATGTTTTGGCCAGATTGATTCGAAAGAGTATTGAAAATGTGGATAAAGGTAGTAGCATTTTTAGCATCTGCTTTGGCTAAGAGGATAATGTCATCTGCGAATTGAAGATGGGAGATAGGAGTACCTATTCTACCGATTTTAACTGGCTGGTGTTCTTCGATGGCATAGTTTATAAGTCTAGATAGAGATTCCATGCATATAATGAATATGTAAGGTGATAAGGGGTCTCCTTGCCTAATGCCTCTAGTAGGGAGGAAGTAATTCGTAGGTCTCCCATTAACAAGTATAGAGATAGATGAGGTCGATACACAAGACATGATGAGATCAGTTATATTTCTTGGAAAATTTAGGATTGTGAAGGATTGCTTGATAAACGACCATTCTAATCTATCGAAAGCTTTCTCTAGATCAATTTTTAAAAGCATTTTACCAAATTTCCCTTTCGCTTTTTGAAAAGAGTGGATTGCTTCTTGAACAATGATGGCTTTGTCTACGGCTCATCTACCAGGGATGAAGCTACGTTGTTGAGGACTAATGATGTTGTCTAGGTAAGGCCTGATtctttttactattatttttgtaatggttttataaaTCGTGTTACAAAGACTAATGGGTCTATCATGGGTGATCTGTTCAGGACTctttatttttggaattaagCATATAAAAGTTTTATTAATTTCCGCAGGAATAGTGCGAGTACTAAAAGCTTTCATCAAGTATTTATTACGGCATCCTCTGTATCACTCCAATACTTTTGGAAAAACAATGGATGAAGCCCATCAGGTCCTGGAGATTTTATGGGTTTGAAAGAGAAGATAGcgttttttatttctttttttgagacAAGGGTAACTTACgtttttgatttcttctttttctaatgGCCTACCTATGTTGACAATGTCCTCCAGATTGAGGGCATTACCACATACGACAGGGTTATGTAATTCACTTCTATTTAGTTCAGTTAAGTAGATGTTTTGGAAGTGCTGGTTAATGATATTGAGAATGGAGTTAGGCTCAAAAGTCCAGTTTCCTACAGAGTCGTTTAGTCCTAGGATTCTATTTCTTCGTCTTCTATTGGTAGTGGTGGTGTGAAAGAATTTAGTATTTGCATCTCCCTCGTTCAACCATAGGACTCTAGACTTTATTTTCCAATAATCCTCTTCTCTTTTTAGAACTTCGTTAAAATCATTTATGAGTTTGTTTTCCAGATTCCAGTGAAAAGAATTTTTACAAGCTTCATCTATTTTCTGTAGTCCATGTATTTTGTTAAGGATactctttttttgtttgaaaatattgCCGAAAGTTTCCTTATTCCATATTGTAATGTTGCGTAGAAAATTTTCCAGAGCACTGTTATAGTTATTAATGTCTTTCCAATTCTCTTTTACAATGTTTGGAAAGTCGGGATGCCTAATCCACATGGACTCGAATCTAAAGATTTTCCCTGAGTTATGGAAGCTTCTTTGACAGTTAAGAAGAACAGGACAACGGTCGAAGTGAGTACGGGGAAGGTGATGAACATGTGAGTCAGGGAAAAGATTTAGCCAGGAATGATTACTAAGAAAACGATCAATTCGTTCCATTATAAgggtattgttatttttatgtttatttgacCATGTGTATTTTTGGCCCGTGAACCCCAAGTCAATCATATCCATATCGTCTAGGCAACTAATGAATTTAGCACACTTTGTGTTATTTATGGGTCTACCTCCTAGTTTTTCCGAAGCATTAGTGACTTCATTAAAGTCTCCACAAACTAACCACGGCCCTTTTATTCTAGcagtaatatttttcaaattttcccATAGTATTTTCCCAAGTCCATAGGTATTCTTGGCATATATTACGGAAAAGAAAAACTTTGGGAAGCTTGAACTAACCTTAATAGTGACATGTATTTCCTGTTCTGTTATCATGAATGGCTCCACATTGATTTCTGAGTTCCTCCAGAGTAGTGCAATCCCTCCAGAATAGCCAAAAGCTGGGACTTGTATAACATCTGTGTAGTCTAGTGCTTGCAGTATCTTGTCATGATCCTCCATCCTAGTTTCAGTAAGGGCCAATATAGTTGGATTGTGGCTATATATAAGAGCACGTATGTTATTCATAAATTTAGCATTATTTGCTCCTCTACAATTCCaaagaaaaatcttcattaattCTGGCGAGTTGGAGCTCCCTCCTGGCGTTAGAGCCATTTCCAGGTTCACAGTTGCTTGCATTTCTTCTGTATTCTCCATTTCCAAAGTTTGTTTGTTCTTGATTATTGGAATAACTGAAGCCACATACTTCAGTGGTTGTTGAGAGTTGTAGCAGCGTATGTTTAGATCTGCTTTGGTCACCTCCTGTGGGACATTGATTAAGaatttcttttcaatatttagtAACATGTCTAGTGTCAGTGGACTCCTCAGATAGAGAGTTTGAGCTAGGGGTTCTAGGGTGTTTGGTTCCTCTTCTCTCTGTGGTGGTGGTTGATGTTGGTGTATAGTGGGTGATGGTTGACTCATTGGTATTTTTGGGACTACTTGGTCCTCCATATTCGCGTCCTCCTCGCTGTCCATGAATTCCTCGTCTGGATGGTTTGGGGATTGCATGTTTAGGATTTGTTGTAAGGAGGAGTGAACAAAGCTGTTCAACTGGTGTATAAGATAGAGATGTTGGGTATTCAGGTTGGACAGTGGGGAGGGAAAGTGGAGTAGGTGGTAGAACTCTAGCGTAGTCAGCTCCTGTGTTAGTTCTAGCTGAGTCGAGGCTAGTCTTATTAGACTATTTGTCAACCTCTCCTCTATTAGAGTTGGCAGTGGGGTGGGGTTGTTTTCGTTCAGGGGGAGGTCGAGCATACCCTCCCACGTTGCATAAGGCGATGTTTGAACTGAGCGTGGGAAGGTTGCTAGTAAGTGAGCATTCAGAGTCGATTAATTGTGATCGAATGGCTTTAGAGGATTCGTAAGGTACTGGAAAGCTGGGTTTCGAGAAATATAAGCTGACATTTCTGGAGGTTGGAGGTTGGAAGTTGTCGTGTGGAGGGGGTGGTTGGTACAAGGGTTGGAAGTTCGGGAGAGGATTTGGTTGGTGATTGAAGTTGTTTCTCATCAGTTGATGAGGGTGGGAGGTGTTGCCTGTGGTGAACCTttgattgtgactttggagTACACTATGTCTGAGGTGATGGTAAGGGTGATTGTTGAATTGTGACATCTTTGCTAGTAGATTTTGTGAAATCTGTAAGTGTTTGGGCTGATAGTGattgggttttaaaggtttctTTTTGGGGCATCGGATTATTGAAATCTATATTAGGTTGTACTGTGGGATTTGTTTGTACTTTATCTCCAACTTGAATTCGTGTGTCATTTTTTACCATTGGAGATAATTTTGACTGGGAGTTGTGGTTAGAAAATAGTTGGTTTTTAGTTGTATTACTAGTATTATAGTTGGTATATTTGGGGGGGATTTGATTCAAAATCCAGGGGAATTTGGGTATTTGGTTTTGTTTTAATGGCTTGGAGTATTTGTGGTTGAATTGTACTAGTAGTTCCTTGAATTGTGGGATTTTGTTGGCAATCTTTTTCTGTTATTTTGTTAAGGTTGAGTGGATTTGGTAGTTGGCAGGGTATGGTGGGGAAGTAATCTTGTATCGGTATTCCAGTTTTTTTGGATGTGGTGAGGCTGCATTTTTCCACGTTTGTGAGCCTTAAAAGAAAACATGGATACTAAGTTTTTTACATTGCCGGGGCTTTCTTTTGCTATTGACGTGGCAATTTTTTTCCCTTCAGAATTTGGGGTTGGATTTTGGGGGTCATTTTTGGTTTTTCGTTGGTTGTTTTTGTCTTGATCCTGCTGCTCTAATGGACATACAGAATCAAAGGAGttgctttttgttttttggtcATTTATGATGGAATTAAAAGTGCTGATGTTGAGTTGAACATTGTTTTCCTTATATGCAGTCTTTTGAATGTttgctcttttcttttttgggtaAACTAAAGTTTGTCATCCTGCATTTTTGTTTAATTCAGGAGTGGTCTTATCAGGGGATGGTTCTGTTCGGTTAGGATTTTTGGATGTAGAAGGTAtattgtttggcttatttgggcATGAATGTACTAGGTGGCCAAGTCTTCCGCATATAGTGCATAGAGGTGTGGAAGGTTCATATTGGATTTTTTGCAGATGGGTACCTATTAGGATATCTCTTGGAAGAGTTCTGGATAGGGGTGCTAGGATACAGAGCTTCGCGTATCGTCCTCTAGTGGTATTCATAGTGACTGtctatttttagtatttggTTGCCTATTTGTTGGAGGATGTTAAGGTTGTAAAATTCTGTAGGGAGTTCCGGTAGTCTTATCCAAACTGTTGAGAAGTTTATTTGAGCCATCGAGGGATTGAATTTTGGTTCCCATTTCCTAGCCGAGATAAATTGCTAGCCGAGGAACCATGGACCTTGATGAAGTATTTTGTCATAGTTTTCTGGTTTTGCTAGTTTTATGAAATGGAAGTCTTCACTAAGGTCTATGAGGCTTATTTTTTCAGAGAGTTGCCAAAGAGCTTGGAGGCGATTTTGAAAGTAGATATAGCCGATTCTTTTTCCAATTAGAGAGTACTTCCAGGGGGAGTATAACCTAAGTTTGTCACTTGATGAAATTGGAATGAAGTTTGGGTGGTTGTGGGATTTTCTTGCTCGTCTTGGAAGTTGATATTGTCTAGGCTTTGTTTATATCGTTTTCATTTATGGATGCCTTAAGAGTTTCTAGAAAACTTACTTTATGAGTTGTTGCGCGCGtattttcttcttccttatgCTTCTTCATGTACCAAATCTGTTCTTCCATGTTCATCGTCGTAGCAGAAAATCAAAACGTTAACTGAGTTGTTGGCTATTGTTTGTTCCAGCAATGCATCTGTACGGAGAGCTTTTTTTATGGTTATCTTTCTCCAATCAACTTTGTAATGATCATGTATACGTGCTGGAATATTTTATAGGAAAAATCACACCACATGTGTTTAAGACTTTATATTACTAGTCATAAATGTACATTTTACTTTATATTACTAGTCATAAAAGTTGGCACGAAGTTTCACTTAAACACCTCAACTAGGCGATGTTCATTTTAAACCCCTTATGTTGGATCtcgttgtgtcattttgacatgGCATGGTGAGTGTAATACACTCAAAGTCAGCACGTGAAAGGTTTTCtttttaccaaaaaattatttttaaaacactgTTCATCTTCTTCCCTCTTTTTTTGTGATTATCTCATCCACCATACACCATCAATCCACCGCCGTAGTATTATCGCCATTAATCTTATTAAAATTGaagcaatttttaattttacagATCTGAAAATTACCACAACCATCATCTTCttctcattctttttctttagatCCAACAATTAAATTTCAATGCCACGAAATAATTACTCTATTTCTTGTTCACATATTTGAATCCTCTGCACATACGAGAAatgcataaaaaaaaacaattcttcCATTGTTAGTTATAACTGATTCTTTTTAGaagtaaagaagagaaaaaaattatgcttttataaattaattttttcaatg
The Solanum stenotomum isolate F172 chromosome 12, ASM1918654v1, whole genome shotgun sequence DNA segment above includes these coding regions:
- the LOC125846718 gene encoding uncharacterized protein LOC125846718 produces the protein MLDLPLNENNPTPLPTLIEERLTNSLIRLASTQLELTQELTTLEFYHLLHFPSPLSNLNTQHLYLIHQLNSFVHSSLQQILNMQSPNHPDEEFMDSEEDANMEDQVVPKIPMSQPSPTIHQHQPPPQREEEPNTLEPLAQTLYLRSPLTLDMLLNIEKKFLINVPQEVTKADLNIRCYNSQQPLKYVASVIPIIKNKQTLEMENTEEMQATVNLEMALTPGGSSNSPELMKIFLWNCRGANNAKFMNNIRALIYSHNPTILALTETRMEDHDKILQALDYTDVIQVPAFGYSGGIALLWRNSEINVEPFMITEQEIHVTIKVAATTMGRSSLKLIPREANAVADLLAKYGRTTKDPHMIYNQPYIFATSPSLVTNALERDVNETISHRLVPLLYG